The Bemisia tabaci chromosome 5, PGI_BMITA_v3 genome includes a window with the following:
- the LOC109037447 gene encoding C-signal yields the protein MADIPSVFITGASRGLGLEFVKQFLSSPLVNTQVVIAACRSPDKANALQDLKKNDSRLHIVQLDVCQFDSYDPVVNEVRAIVGDKGLTLLINNAGILHRVRNLEEVTADLMLSVLKTNTVAPLLLTKAFLPLLKTSAKVNAAKVNNALSVTRAAVISINSGLGSIEDNGMGGYYGYRESKVALNMSAQSLSIELGPDGILVESIYPGWVQTDMGGSNAAIDATTSVNGMIKIMLDMKEKNKTGFIGWQGKVLPF from the exons ATGGCAGACATCCCTTCTGTTTTTATAACTGGTGCAAGCAGAGGACTTGGTCTGGAATTTGTGAAGCAGTTTTTATCAAGCCCACTTGTTAACACCCAAGTTGTCATTGCTGCATGTCGCTCTCCTGACAAAGCCAAT GCTCTAcaggacttgaaaaaaaatgactcaaGGTTGCATATTGTACAATTAG ACGTATGTCAGTTTGACTCATATGATCCTGTAGTAAATGAAGTGCGTGCCATTGTCGGTGATAAAGGACTCACGCTTTTGATCAACAATGCTGGGATCCTTCATCGAGTACGAAATTTGGAGGAAGTAACTGCTGACCTAATGCTGTCAGTCCTCAAAACGAACACTGTTGCACCTCTATTGCTGACTAAG gCTTTCCTTCCATTACTCAAAACATCTGCAAAAGTTAATGCTGCGAAAGTCAACAATG CTTTGAGTGTAACTCGAGCGGCTGTCATCAGCATTAATTCAGGTCTTGGATCGATAGAAGACAATGGAATGGGTGGCTATTACGGCTACAGAGAAAGCAAG GTTGCCTTAAACATGAGCGCACAGTCGTTAAGTATCGAGCTTGGCCCAGATGGAATCCTAGTGGAATCTATCTACCCTGGATGGGTCCAGACAGATATGGGTGGATCAAACGCAGCTATTGACGCCACCACCAGTGTCAATGGGATGATCAAGATCATGCTTGACATGAAGGAAAAGAATAAAACTGGATTCATTGGATGGCAGGGAAAGGTGCTCCCATTTTAG
- the LOC109037448 gene encoding C-signal, giving the protein MANLDSVLITGASRGIGLEFVKQFLSNPLVNIKVIIAACRSPEKATALQDLKKSNSHLHVVQLDVCKFDSYDSVVGEVRPIVGDKGLTLLINNAGIMARPKLDAVTAEQMLSVLSTNTVAPVLLTKAFLPLLTMAAKVNAGKVNDGLSISRAGVINITSSLASIKNNESAGYYGYRESKAALNMSTQSLSIELKPQGILVQSIHPGWVRTDMGGPKGEVDVVESVTGMLEVMLNLKENHKTGYYDWKGRVLPF; this is encoded by the exons ATGGCAAACCTTGATTCTGTGCTGATAACAGGTGCCAGCCGAGGAATTGGCTTAGAATTCGTGAAACAGTTTCTGTCTAACCCTCTCGTCAATATCAAAGTTATCATTGCTGCATGCCGCTCTCCTGAAAAAGCTACG GCGTTGCAAGATCTGAAGAAAAGTAACTCCCATTTACACGTTGTTCAATTAG ATGTGTGCAAGTTTGACTCTTACGACTCAGTGGTGGGAGAGGTGCGACCCATTGTAG GTGACAAAGGTCTAACTCTTTTAATAAACAATGCTGGTATTATGGCGCGGCCAAAGTTGGATGCAGTTACGGCGGAACAAATGCTGTCCGTCCTTTCGACAAACACCGTAGCACCTGTGTTGTTAACTAAG GCTTTCTTACCCTTGCTCACAATGGCAGCTAAGGTCAATGCTGGAAAAGTTAACGATG GATTGAGTATCTCTCGAGCAGGTGTCATAAATATTACTTCAAGTCTTgcatcaataaaaaataatgaatcagCCGGCTATTATGGCTATCGAGAAAGCAAG gcTGCTCTGAACATGAGCACGCAGAGCTTAAGTATTGAGCTGAAGCCACAAGGAATTCTGGTTCAATCCATCCATCCAGGCTGGGTAAGAACAGACATGGGTGGACCTAAAGGAGAAGTAGATGTTGTTGAAAGTGTTACTGGAATGCTTGAAGTTATGTTAAACCTTAAAGAAAATCATAAAACTGGGTATTATGATTGGAAAGGTAGAGTTCTTCCATTTTAA
- the LOC140224638 gene encoding UPF0696 protein C11orf68 homolog translates to MYTYKYSVTEQKVIADCTLNPTDIHQSEGGCFLWALNDKYDSATVDSRKVGKWMVFLPKHSINAAWDKVKLAVSEGNLWQAKVSTVNPKNSSHVLIIYTKDYTDLNDVIITLKTLESYGIKSPSTVIYYKTDEQTYAGIYAGGKQKPWIYRSDTICEIRTTSSGNLH, encoded by the coding sequence ATGTATACCTATAAGTATAGTGTCACAGAACAGAAAGTTATCGCAGATTGTACATTGAATCCTACCGACATCCATCAGAGTGAAGGTGGCTGTTTTCTCTGGGCTCTCAATGATAAGTATGACAGCGCAACTGTAGATTCTCGGAAAGTTGGTAAATGGATGGTTTTCCTTCCAAAGCATAGCATTAATGCTGCTTGGGACAAAGTAAAGCTGGCCGTATCTGAAGGAAATTTATGGCAAGCAAAAGTGTCGACTGTGAACCCCAAAAATTCTTCACACGTGCTGATTATTTACACAAAAGATTATACAGATTTAAATGATGTTATTATTACACTGAAAACTCTTGAGAGTTATGGTATCAAATCACCTAGCACTGTCATATATTATAAAACAGATGAGCAAACATATGCTGGAATTTATGCTGGTGGTAAACAAAAACCATGGATTTACAGGTCTGATACAATTTGTGAAATAAGGACCACCAGTAGTGGTAACCTGCACTGA